The Solanum lycopersicum chromosome 9, SLM_r2.1 genome window below encodes:
- the LOC101253528 gene encoding uncharacterized protein produces the protein MLGNKLPDSRVIEKLLVTLPEKFEPTIASLENTNDLSRITSAGLPNALQAATKEKNSPISILRKEESSSLQMLEKVGYEMPKNIQNLGMLRSSAKRMDDNNNKENLKLQINMRKNTSFFIKFCI, from the exons ATGTTGGGAAATAAGCTTCCTGATAGCAGAGTTATTGAAAAGCTTCTTGTTACATTACCTGAGAAGTTTGAACCAACCATTGCTTCCTTAGAAAATACCAATGATCTGTCAAGGATAACTTCGGCAGGATTACCAAATGCATTGCAG GCAGCAACAAAGGAGAAAAATTCCCCCATATCAATATTGCGAAAGGAAGAATCATCCTCACTTCAAATGCTGGAGAAAGTCGGGTATGAGATGccaaaaaatatccaaaatttGGGCATGCTGAGATCATCTGCAAAGAGAATggacgacaacaacaacaaggagAATCTCAAGTTGCAAATCAACATGAGGAAGAACACTtcttttttcatcaagttttgcATCTAG